Proteins encoded together in one Polaribacter reichenbachii window:
- a CDS encoding helix-turn-helix domain-containing protein, whose product MKTQKQPWRKKAYEKATLELKLFVVDQIQNGQISSNFASKKYNVPRTTIAYWIKKYSTLVQQNTGMSKLDEIKKLKERIEELEFVKEFQQDIIADMEIITGVDLAKKSLPKILAKEIALKKKNLLKSSGSMNILGSVNKPITKDLKHKKTSK is encoded by the coding sequence ATGAAAACACAAAAACAACCCTGGCGAAAAAAAGCGTACGAAAAAGCTACTTTAGAACTCAAATTATTCGTCGTTGACCAAATTCAGAATGGTCAGATTTCTTCAAACTTTGCTTCCAAAAAATATAATGTTCCTAGAACTACAATTGCCTATTGGATTAAAAAATATAGTACTTTAGTCCAACAAAATACTGGTATGAGTAAATTAGACGAAATTAAAAAACTAAAGGAACGTATTGAGGAATTGGAGTTTGTAAAGGAATTTCAACAAGATATTATTGCTGATATGGAAATCATTACTGGAGTCGATTTGGCAAAAAAGTCGTTACCCAAAATATTAGCAAAAGAGATAGCACTAAAAAAGAAAAACCTTTTAAAGTCAAGTGGTTCTATGAATATTTTGGGATCAGTAAACAAGCCTATTACAAAAGACTTAAAACACAAGAAAACAAGCAAATAA
- a CDS encoding ankyrin repeat domain-containing protein, whose amino-acid sequence MNDFDDIIFNEQWDRVLEEISKDKSLIGQIEPYDLAWKRFQYQIAENGIEELVLPYGNFTDLLKLIEICKNQGLTGLNIPQATAFQQLDQIKILLNQGHEIDEQDFGERTGLLVAAALNDVQLVNFFIDNGAFVSFYDQDNLEAIDFTTSDEIKKILNKNNGRTKAQRQQDYDEYCDAREKLNVLREINLSFMKAAEKGDISQMEQALKNSSMDFMTLNFAYPINGWTALHFAAKNNDKRAFEFLVSKGIDTTKKNIDGLTALDLAKTLGNNEL is encoded by the coding sequence ATGAACGACTTTGACGACATAATATTTAACGAACAATGGGACAGAGTTCTTGAAGAAATTTCGAAGGACAAAAGTCTTATTGGACAAATTGAGCCATACGACCTTGCGTGGAAACGTTTTCAATATCAGATAGCAGAAAACGGAATAGAAGAACTTGTTCTACCCTATGGCAATTTCACAGACCTATTAAAACTAATTGAGATTTGTAAAAATCAAGGATTGACAGGTTTAAACATTCCACAGGCAACAGCATTTCAGCAACTTGACCAAATAAAAATCCTTCTAAATCAAGGACACGAAATTGACGAACAAGATTTTGGGGAAAGAACAGGCTTGCTTGTTGCTGCTGCTTTAAATGACGTTCAGCTTGTAAATTTTTTCATAGACAATGGAGCATTTGTATCCTTCTACGACCAAGATAACCTTGAAGCAATTGACTTTACAACTTCGGACGAAATAAAGAAAATACTGAACAAAAATAACGGTCGAACCAAAGCACAAAGACAACAGGACTATGACGAGTATTGTGATGCAAGAGAAAAACTAAACGTACTCAGAGAGATTAATCTTTCATTTATGAAAGCGGCAGAAAAAGGAGATATATCTCAAATGGAACAAGCACTAAAAAATAGTTCAATGGATTTTATGACATTGAATTTTGCATATCCAATCAATGGATGGACAGCACTTCATTTTGCAGCAAAGAACAATGACAAGAGAGCTTTTGAATTTTTAGTAAGCAAAGGAATTGATACAACGAAGAAAAATATTGACGGCTTAACTGCATTGGACTTAGCAAAAACATTAGGAAATAATGAACTCTGA
- a CDS encoding DUF6088 family protein, which translates to MAVSVENKVKKAITNYRTGKIFFPSNFSKFGTSTAVRQALNRLEDDEFLLRLAHGIYLYPKRHPKFGILHPSIEEIAIAIAKRDKARIIPTGIHALNKLGLSTQVPMNVVYLTDGSSRSIKINKGSIKFKKASPKLLSVKSDKIILIIQALKELGQENINSKVKERIKQILLTVDKDVLTHDIKLAPQWITEIIKKLIEQ; encoded by the coding sequence ATGGCTGTATCTGTTGAAAATAAAGTAAAAAAAGCAATTACCAATTATAGAACGGGAAAAATATTTTTCCCGTCTAACTTCTCTAAGTTTGGAACTTCTACGGCAGTAAGACAAGCCTTAAACAGATTAGAGGATGATGAATTTCTTTTAAGACTAGCCCACGGAATTTATCTTTATCCCAAAAGACATCCAAAATTTGGAATTCTACACCCAAGTATTGAAGAAATCGCTATAGCTATCGCTAAAAGAGATAAAGCCAGAATAATTCCTACAGGGATACACGCTCTAAATAAATTAGGTTTATCTACACAAGTTCCTATGAACGTGGTCTATTTAACAGATGGTTCTTCGAGGTCAATAAAAATCAATAAAGGAAGTATCAAATTCAAAAAAGCTTCGCCAAAGCTACTTTCTGTAAAAAGTGATAAAATCATACTTATAATACAAGCTTTAAAAGAATTAGGACAGGAAAATATAAATTCAAAAGTCAAAGAAAGAATAAAGCAAATATTATTAACCGTTGATAAAGATGTCCTAACACACGATATAAAACTTGCACCTCAATGGATAACCGAAATAATCAAAAAATTAATTGAGCAATAA
- a CDS encoding Fic family protein, with translation MSQINKLAKLPPKREKVETIEILRQLSKSSNSLGELKGIAKTIPNQEMLINAVVLQEAKDSSEIENIITTQDELYKALATNTKQPTQVKEVINYRSAIFSGFELIQKQGFLKLKDIETIQKTIIENNAGIRSMAGTVLKNDKTGEIVYTPPQEKDEILDLLSNFLEHFNVKQNDLNPLINLAILHYQFESIHPFYDGNGRAGRILNILYLILNDLLDIPILYLSSYINENKADYYRLLNTVNNKDEWSEYIIYMLKAVEITSNRTIEKINSIKVLLDKTIIFAQEKAPKIYRKELIELLFEQPYSKIEFVVEKLNVERKAASRYLKKLEDIGILTSQKIGRESVYVNTKLIEILKKH, from the coding sequence ATGTCCCAAATCAATAAACTTGCAAAACTTCCTCCAAAAAGAGAAAAAGTAGAAACTATTGAAATTCTTCGTCAATTGAGTAAATCCTCAAATTCATTAGGAGAATTAAAAGGAATTGCTAAAACTATTCCTAATCAAGAAATGTTGATAAATGCTGTTGTCTTACAAGAAGCTAAAGATAGTTCGGAAATAGAAAATATTATTACAACACAAGATGAATTATATAAAGCTTTAGCTACAAACACAAAACAACCAACTCAAGTTAAAGAAGTTATAAATTACAGAAGTGCTATTTTTTCTGGTTTTGAATTAATTCAGAAACAAGGATTTTTAAAGCTAAAAGATATCGAAACTATTCAAAAAACCATTATCGAAAATAATGCTGGAATTCGCTCAATGGCTGGAACTGTGCTAAAAAACGATAAAACTGGAGAAATTGTCTATACACCACCACAAGAAAAAGACGAAATCTTAGATTTATTAAGTAATTTCTTAGAACATTTTAATGTTAAACAAAACGATTTAAATCCATTAATTAATTTAGCTATTTTACATTATCAGTTTGAAAGTATTCATCCTTTTTATGACGGAAATGGAAGAGCAGGAAGAATACTAAATATTTTATATCTAATTCTAAATGACCTTTTAGATATTCCTATTTTATATTTAAGCTCATATATCAACGAAAATAAAGCAGATTATTACCGTTTACTAAATACAGTTAACAATAAAGACGAATGGTCTGAATATATAATTTATATGCTAAAAGCTGTTGAGATAACATCAAATAGAACTATTGAAAAAATAAATTCAATTAAAGTATTATTGGATAAAACTATAATATTTGCTCAAGAAAAGGCACCTAAAATCTATAGAAAAGAATTAATTGAATTACTCTTTGAACAACCTTATTCTAAAATAGAATTTGTTGTAGAAAAATTAAACGTAGAAAGAAAAGCGGCTTCACGATATTTAAAAAAATTGGAAGATATTGGAATATTAACTTCTCAAAAAATTGGAAGAGAAAGTGTTTACGTAAATACAAAACTGATAGAAATATTGAAAAAGCACTAA
- a CDS encoding contact-dependent growth inhibition system immunity protein, translated as MKSIEQLENDYWNEPSEFPTSLVEKCYHYRKINIEELTNEQLRLMISQHIGTEHIIGIALEKLERNILTEGDFYEGDLLVAISGLPTEFWNKKKTEFRAFKNLVERNSELIKTELGEKKFDRINEKIKASAQQWL; from the coding sequence TTGAAATCAATTGAACAATTAGAAAACGATTATTGGAATGAACCTTCTGAGTTTCCGACAAGTTTAGTCGAAAAATGCTATCATTATCGGAAAATAAATATTGAAGAATTGACCAATGAGCAATTAAGACTTATGATTTCTCAACATATCGGAACTGAACACATAATTGGAATTGCACTCGAGAAACTCGAACGGAATATATTGACTGAAGGCGACTTTTACGAAGGTGATTTACTTGTAGCGATATCGGGTTTGCCGACTGAATTTTGGAATAAAAAGAAAACGGAATTTCGGGCTTTTAAAAACTTGGTGGAACGGAATTCTGAACTAATTAAAACTGAACTCGGTGAAAAGAAATTTGACCGAATAAATGAAAAAATAAAAGCCAGTGCACAACAATGGCTATAA
- a CDS encoding nucleotidyl transferase AbiEii/AbiGii toxin family protein, with amino-acid sequence MDEWFKLSEDDRRIVINQASANSGLLPVAVEKDLWVMIALQAIFSTEVAEHLVFKGGTSLSKAWGIIERFSEDIDLAIDRSFFGFKGELSRSQVKNLRKASCKYVAKKFHILLENALLKNGVKEFELSVTEFEESDTDPLAIEIRYKSLVEQQEYLQPRILIEISSRSLIEPYENKKLSSIISEIYPNENFIDQPINIPTVIPTRTLIEKMFLLHEEFQKPKDRKIRSERMTRHLYDISRLMDTEYLEKVISDKDLYNTIIEHRSKLTKVSWVDYDKHSYSTLNFIPPKEIIDEYEKDYEAMKESMFYGETDSFESLIKKLKKLNDRINNLE; translated from the coding sequence ATGGATGAGTGGTTTAAACTTAGCGAAGACGATAGAAGAATTGTAATAAATCAAGCAAGCGCAAATAGTGGATTACTTCCTGTAGCTGTGGAAAAAGATTTATGGGTTATGATAGCTTTGCAAGCCATATTTTCAACAGAAGTCGCTGAACATTTAGTTTTTAAAGGAGGAACATCCCTAAGTAAAGCTTGGGGAATTATAGAAAGATTTTCAGAAGACATTGATTTAGCTATTGATAGGTCATTTTTTGGTTTTAAAGGAGAATTAAGTAGATCTCAAGTTAAGAACCTTAGAAAAGCATCCTGCAAGTATGTAGCCAAAAAATTCCATATCCTTCTTGAAAATGCTCTTTTAAAAAATGGAGTTAAAGAATTTGAATTAAGCGTTACTGAATTTGAAGAATCTGACACAGACCCATTAGCAATAGAAATAAGATATAAATCATTAGTTGAACAACAGGAATATTTACAACCGAGAATATTAATAGAAATTAGTTCAAGGTCACTCATTGAACCATATGAAAATAAAAAGTTATCATCAATTATAAGTGAAATTTATCCAAATGAAAATTTCATTGACCAACCAATAAATATCCCAACTGTGATTCCAACTAGAACTTTAATTGAAAAGATGTTCTTATTACACGAAGAATTTCAAAAGCCAAAAGATAGAAAAATCAGAAGTGAACGAATGACAAGACATCTTTATGATATTTCAAGACTTATGGACACAGAATATTTAGAAAAAGTAATTTCTGACAAAGATTTGTATAATACTATTATAGAACATAGAAGTAAATTGACAAAAGTCTCTTGGGTAGATTATGATAAACATAGCTATAGTACTTTAAATTTTATTCCGCCAAAAGAAATTATAGATGAGTACGAAAAAGATTATGAAGCGATGAAAGAAAGTATGTTCTATGGAGAAACAGATTCATTTGAAAGTCTAATAAAAAAATTAAAAAAACTGAACGATAGAATTAATAATTTGGAATAA
- a CDS encoding toll/interleukin-1 receptor domain-containing protein produces MGQSILTFISHSSDDKISLIEPIVADLENCYINVWLDKRKIMPGDNLRKSIFRDGLDKADVALIFFTEKSLKSSWVDKEIKHVLREESKKGNDFDLNKIISIFDSKETYDEISLRYPELTDDLMHLMPTKYTKIQLGQLISAIWSKYLSLQGGDVEVQRQLLSKEKEIFKKEKEIQKLKTDLTDLKSKNSNLNQIDEFETFLNSGKINELIQNKESLLRGGWINRESIRNLPEAMTLGLAEDNPKNTGYVRVSEKGKEFFKWLLLNEE; encoded by the coding sequence ATGGGACAATCTATACTTACTTTCATAAGTCATTCATCTGATGATAAAATATCACTAATTGAACCAATCGTTGCTGATTTGGAGAATTGCTACATCAATGTTTGGTTAGACAAACGAAAAATAATGCCTGGAGACAACTTAAGAAAATCGATATTTAGAGACGGATTAGATAAAGCAGATGTAGCTCTTATTTTCTTTACCGAAAAATCACTAAAATCATCTTGGGTTGATAAAGAAATTAAACACGTATTAAGAGAGGAAAGTAAAAAAGGGAATGATTTTGACTTAAACAAAATTATTTCAATTTTTGATTCTAAAGAAACCTATGACGAAATTTCATTAAGATATCCTGAATTAACTGACGACTTGATGCACTTAATGCCAACTAAATATACGAAAATTCAATTAGGTCAATTAATTTCTGCTATTTGGAGTAAATATCTTTCTCTACAAGGAGGAGATGTAGAAGTTCAACGACAATTACTTTCTAAAGAAAAAGAGATATTTAAAAAAGAAAAGGAAATTCAAAAACTAAAAACTGACTTAACAGATTTAAAATCTAAAAATTCAAATCTTAATCAAATAGATGAGTTTGAAACGTTTTTAAATTCCGGAAAGATTAATGAATTGATACAAAACAAAGAAAGCTTACTTCGTGGAGGTTGGATAAATAGAGAAAGTATAAGAAATCTACCAGAAGCAATGACTTTAGGTTTAGCAGAGGACAATCCGAAAAACACTGGATATGTTAGAGTATCTGAAAAAGGAAAAGAATTTTTTAAATGGTTATTATTAAACGAAGAATAG
- a CDS encoding WG repeat-containing protein: MKNLIIIIFILSLFSCSKRFKPVTNENEYFELTELNTKDTLFRISKNEFYEMGDDFAFVNRKGDTIISSEKIYFTFKDTITTFGIVLEKETYDLIGINRKGERIFEVYMYDNGPDYISEGLFRIKKNGKIGFANEKGEIIIKPQFECASNFENGIASVTYDCYLYYNLDEHLRSESESWFEIDKTGKRIE, translated from the coding sequence ATGAAAAATTTAATAATTATAATTTTTATTCTATCTCTTTTTTCTTGTTCGAAAAGATTCAAACCAGTTACAAATGAGAATGAATATTTTGAATTAACTGAATTAAATACAAAAGACACTTTATTCAGAATTTCAAAAAATGAGTTTTATGAAATGGGAGATGATTTTGCTTTTGTGAATCGAAAAGGAGATACTATAATTTCATCTGAAAAAATATACTTCACATTTAAAGATACTATTACAACATTCGGAATTGTACTTGAAAAAGAAACTTATGATTTAATTGGAATAAATCGGAAAGGAGAAAGAATTTTTGAAGTATATATGTATGACAATGGACCTGATTATATTTCTGAAGGTTTATTCAGAATTAAGAAAAACGGAAAAATTGGTTTTGCGAATGAAAAAGGAGAAATAATAATCAAACCTCAATTTGAATGTGCTTCAAATTTTGAGAATGGAATTGCATCAGTAACTTACGATTGTTATTTGTATTATAACTTGGATGAACATTTACGTTCTGAAAGTGAAAGTTGGTTTGAAATAGACAAAACTGGAAAACGAATTGAATAA
- a CDS encoding IS3 family transposase, producing the protein MSKQAYYKRLKTQENKQINHQKIIVMVQDYRKLVGMRTGGIKLYTELKQDFINQNIKIGRDKFYDVLRLHNLLVPKLKNYVTTTNSNHQFRKYKNRILNQVPSRPEQLWVSDITYIKTENGHNYLAIVTDAYSKQIMGYKLDNHMRTSLCKDALAMAIKNRKYPNEKLIHHSDRGFQYCNPKYTAFAEENGIIMSMTEQYDPYENAIAERINRTLKYEYGLRNLMKNTSIAQETAKQAVFIYNNLRTHFSLDLRKPAEVHLNPNIKYKSYRKNNVNLTELKI; encoded by the coding sequence ATCAGTAAACAAGCCTATTACAAAAGACTTAAAACACAAGAAAACAAGCAAATAAACCATCAGAAAATTATTGTAATGGTACAGGATTATCGTAAATTAGTGGGTATGAGAACTGGTGGTATTAAGCTCTATACAGAACTAAAACAAGACTTTATTAACCAAAACATCAAAATAGGTCGAGACAAGTTTTATGATGTGTTAAGACTACACAACCTACTGGTTCCTAAACTTAAAAACTATGTAACAACTACAAACTCAAACCATCAATTTAGAAAGTATAAAAACCGAATTCTAAACCAAGTACCTTCTAGACCTGAACAACTGTGGGTTAGCGACATAACCTACATTAAAACGGAAAATGGACACAATTACTTAGCCATTGTAACAGATGCATATTCTAAACAAATTATGGGATATAAACTCGATAATCATATGAGGACATCACTTTGTAAAGATGCACTTGCTATGGCTATTAAAAATAGAAAATACCCGAATGAAAAACTGATTCATCATTCTGATAGAGGGTTTCAATATTGTAATCCTAAATACACTGCATTTGCTGAAGAAAATGGAATAATTATGAGTATGACAGAACAATATGATCCATACGAAAATGCAATTGCGGAAAGAATTAATAGAACTTTAAAATATGAATATGGGCTAAGAAATCTGATGAAAAATACATCTATTGCTCAAGAAACTGCAAAACAAGCCGTTTTTATTTACAATAATTTAAGAACACATTTTAGCCTAGACTTAAGAAAACCTGCTGAAGTACATTTAAATCCGAATATCAAATACAAATCATACAGAAAAAATAATGTAAATTTGACTGAACTTAAAATTTAA
- a CDS encoding restriction endonuclease → MEALKLLGGSGSIDEINEKVYEVAGYDEEVLEIPHDENGVQTKVEYRLAWARTYLKKYGLIDNSSRGVWALIDNEIDTSKLDADQILKTVRELTRKPKTDKKQTQKELDSEIEEEIEDQIDWKENLISVILKIEPSAFERLCQRILRESGFVQVEVTGKSGDGGIDGKGIVRLNGFLSFHVFFQSKRYKGSVGSGDIRDFRGAMQGRADKGLFITTGNFTREAIKEATRDGAPPIDLIDGELLCDKLKEFNLGVKTELIEEVSVNAEWFSKI, encoded by the coding sequence TTGGAAGCTCTGAAATTATTGGGAGGTTCGGGTTCAATAGATGAAATCAATGAAAAAGTTTACGAAGTAGCTGGATATGACGAGGAAGTTTTAGAAATACCTCACGATGAAAACGGAGTTCAAACCAAAGTGGAATATAGACTAGCTTGGGCGAGAACTTATTTGAAAAAATACGGACTAATTGACAACTCTTCTCGCGGAGTTTGGGCTTTAATTGACAATGAAATTGACACTTCTAAACTTGACGCTGACCAAATATTAAAAACGGTTCGCGAATTAACTAGAAAACCTAAAACTGACAAAAAACAAACCCAAAAAGAGCTTGACTCCGAAATTGAAGAAGAAATAGAAGACCAAATTGACTGGAAAGAAAATCTAATTTCTGTTATTCTAAAAATTGAACCTTCAGCTTTTGAAAGACTTTGTCAACGGATTTTAAGAGAAAGTGGATTTGTCCAAGTTGAAGTTACAGGGAAATCTGGAGACGGAGGAATTGACGGAAAAGGAATAGTAAGATTAAACGGATTTTTAAGTTTCCACGTTTTTTTTCAGTCTAAAAGATATAAAGGTTCTGTTGGGTCTGGCGACATTAGAGATTTTAGAGGAGCAATGCAAGGTAGAGCGGATAAAGGACTTTTTATCACAACAGGTAATTTCACTAGAGAAGCTATTAAAGAAGCAACAAGAGATGGAGCACCACCAATTGACTTAATTGATGGAGAATTATTATGTGATAAATTAAAGGAATTTAATCTCGGAGTAAAAACTGAACTTATTGAGGAAGTTTCTGTAAATGCGGAATGGTTCTCGAAAATATGA